From the genome of Capricornis sumatraensis isolate serow.1 chromosome 17, serow.2, whole genome shotgun sequence, one region includes:
- the WSB2 gene encoding WD repeat and SOCS box-containing protein 2 isoform X2 codes for MEAGEEPLLLAELKPGRPHQFDWKSSCETWSVAFSPDGSWFAWSQGHCIVKLIPWPLEEQFIPKGFEAKSRSSKNETKGRGSPKEKTLDCGQIVWGLAFSPWPSPPSKKLWARHHPQVPDVSCLILATGLNDGQIKIWEVQTGLLLLNLSGHQDVVRDLSFTPSGSLILVSASRDKTLRIWDLNKHGKQIQVLSGHLQWVYCCSISPDCSMLCSAAGEKSVFLWSMRSYTLIRKLEGHQSSVVSCDFSPDSALLVTASYDTNVIMWDPYTGERLRSLHHTQLNPPMDDSDVHISSLRSVCFSPEGLYLATVADDRLLRIWALELKTPIAFAPMTNGLCCTFFPHGGVIATGTRDGHVQFWTAPRVLSSLKHLCRKALRSFLTTYQVLALPIPKKMKEFLTYRTF; via the exons ATGGAGGCCGGAG AGGAGCCGCTGCTGCTGGCCGAACTCAAGCCCGGGCGCCCCCACCAGTTTGATTGGAAGTCGAGCTGTGAAACGTGGAGCGTTGCCTTCTCCCCGGATGGTTCCTGGTTCGCCTGGTCTCAAGGACACTGCATTGTGAAGCTGATCCCCTGGCCTCTGGAGGAGCAGTT CATCCCTAAAGGGTTTGAAGCCAAAAGTCGAAGCAGCAAAAATGAGACAAAAGGGCGAGGCAGCCCAAAGGAGAAGACACTGGACTGTGGGCAGATTGTCTGGGGCTTGGCCTTCAGCCCATGGCCTTCTCCACCCAGCAAGAAACTCTGGGCTCGCCACCATCCGCAGGTGCCAGACGTCTCTTGCCTGATCCTTGCTACTGGGCTCAACGATGGGCAAATCAAGATTTGGGAGGTACAGACAG GGCTCCTGCTTTTGAATCTTTCCGGCCATCAGGATGTCGTGAGAGATCTCAGCTTCACACCCAGTGGCAGTTTGATTTTGGTTTCTGCATCTCGGGATAAGACTCTTCGCATCTGGGACCTGAACAAACATG GTAAACAGATCCAGGTGTTATCGGGCCACCTGCAGTGGGTTTACTGCTGCTCCATCTCaccagactgcagcatgctatgTTCCGCGGCCGGAGAAAAATCG GTCTTTCTGTGGAGCATGCGTTCCTACACGTTAATTCGGAAGCTAGAGGGCCACCAGAGCAGCGTGGTGTCTTGTGACTTCTCCCCTGACTCTGCCTTGCTCGTCACGGCTTCTTATGATACCAATGTGATCATGTGGGACCCCTACACCGGCGAGCGGCTGCGATCACTCCA CCACACCCAGCTCAACCCCCCCATGGATGACAGCGACGTCCACATCAGCTCCCTGAGATCTGTGTGCTTCTCCCCCGAAGGCTTGTACCTCGCCACAGTGGCAGATGACAG gctcctcaggaTCTGGGCCCTGGAACTGAAGACTCCGATTGCGTTTGCTCCTATGACCAATGGTCTTTGCTGCACATTTTTTCCACATGGTGGAGTTATTGCCACAGG gACAAGGGATGGCCACGTCCAGTTCTGGACGGCTCCTCGGGTCCTGTCATCACTGAAGCACTTATGCCGGAAAGCCCTTCGAAGTTTCCTCACAACATACCAAGTGCTAGCACTgccaatccccaagaaaatgaaagagttcCTCACGTACAGGACTTTCTAA
- the WSB2 gene encoding WD repeat and SOCS box-containing protein 2 isoform X1, with the protein MLSPAPEEPLLLAELKPGRPHQFDWKSSCETWSVAFSPDGSWFAWSQGHCIVKLIPWPLEEQFIPKGFEAKSRSSKNETKGRGSPKEKTLDCGQIVWGLAFSPWPSPPSKKLWARHHPQVPDVSCLILATGLNDGQIKIWEVQTGLLLLNLSGHQDVVRDLSFTPSGSLILVSASRDKTLRIWDLNKHGKQIQVLSGHLQWVYCCSISPDCSMLCSAAGEKSVFLWSMRSYTLIRKLEGHQSSVVSCDFSPDSALLVTASYDTNVIMWDPYTGERLRSLHHTQLNPPMDDSDVHISSLRSVCFSPEGLYLATVADDRLLRIWALELKTPIAFAPMTNGLCCTFFPHGGVIATGTRDGHVQFWTAPRVLSSLKHLCRKALRSFLTTYQVLALPIPKKMKEFLTYRTF; encoded by the exons ATGCTGTCTCCTGCCCCAGAGGAGCCGCTGCTGCTGGCCGAACTCAAGCCCGGGCGCCCCCACCAGTTTGATTGGAAGTCGAGCTGTGAAACGTGGAGCGTTGCCTTCTCCCCGGATGGTTCCTGGTTCGCCTGGTCTCAAGGACACTGCATTGTGAAGCTGATCCCCTGGCCTCTGGAGGAGCAGTT CATCCCTAAAGGGTTTGAAGCCAAAAGTCGAAGCAGCAAAAATGAGACAAAAGGGCGAGGCAGCCCAAAGGAGAAGACACTGGACTGTGGGCAGATTGTCTGGGGCTTGGCCTTCAGCCCATGGCCTTCTCCACCCAGCAAGAAACTCTGGGCTCGCCACCATCCGCAGGTGCCAGACGTCTCTTGCCTGATCCTTGCTACTGGGCTCAACGATGGGCAAATCAAGATTTGGGAGGTACAGACAG GGCTCCTGCTTTTGAATCTTTCCGGCCATCAGGATGTCGTGAGAGATCTCAGCTTCACACCCAGTGGCAGTTTGATTTTGGTTTCTGCATCTCGGGATAAGACTCTTCGCATCTGGGACCTGAACAAACATG GTAAACAGATCCAGGTGTTATCGGGCCACCTGCAGTGGGTTTACTGCTGCTCCATCTCaccagactgcagcatgctatgTTCCGCGGCCGGAGAAAAATCG GTCTTTCTGTGGAGCATGCGTTCCTACACGTTAATTCGGAAGCTAGAGGGCCACCAGAGCAGCGTGGTGTCTTGTGACTTCTCCCCTGACTCTGCCTTGCTCGTCACGGCTTCTTATGATACCAATGTGATCATGTGGGACCCCTACACCGGCGAGCGGCTGCGATCACTCCA CCACACCCAGCTCAACCCCCCCATGGATGACAGCGACGTCCACATCAGCTCCCTGAGATCTGTGTGCTTCTCCCCCGAAGGCTTGTACCTCGCCACAGTGGCAGATGACAG gctcctcaggaTCTGGGCCCTGGAACTGAAGACTCCGATTGCGTTTGCTCCTATGACCAATGGTCTTTGCTGCACATTTTTTCCACATGGTGGAGTTATTGCCACAGG gACAAGGGATGGCCACGTCCAGTTCTGGACGGCTCCTCGGGTCCTGTCATCACTGAAGCACTTATGCCGGAAAGCCCTTCGAAGTTTCCTCACAACATACCAAGTGCTAGCACTgccaatccccaagaaaatgaaagagttcCTCACGTACAGGACTTTCTAA